ATTTCACActgtttgaattattattttggcgaAATAGTCACTGAATCACTTCGGTCGAATCTTTCTAAACTAACCAATATCGTCCTTGAATTGACTCGGCAACAGTGAATCGCGATTGTTGCTAAAATTAATCGTTACACCCCTCGGTGCCACATAAAACTATATACTCATTGTAGGTGctttaattaacatttaaaacaagtaaTGTTACATTCTATagtttaaatacaattttaaaaagatggacaactaaaaaacattttcagaaatGAGTGAAACGAATGATTGATAAAAAGTCAAGAATACTGAAAATATTGATTCATAATAATTAgcagtgtgaaaaaaaatcgatttcacgatatatcgcgattttttgggtgctgattttgaattgctattttttttaaatgattttgttttttaattaaaaaaaatatattaatttttatcaatatttttgtgtatttgtgcaatatgtCATtgattacaatgctttcaatgtgttgcacaTGATtgtatgatggcagtgtgtgccatggttactttgagacttctacacagtagtttcagtgaaaagaaacttgttgcactttattttatgatgacagtgtctaacactgcattttctttttttcagtgaaaatgtgcaaaaacactaaaaataaataataaatagtatcaatatcttctgatgaacatatacagcaacttgatttttcatctctacgtttaattttgatattaactgggtagaatgtCGTGATATATCGAtatgtatcgtattgcaacatcttTGTGAACACTCAcccctaataataattaattaatactatttattattaattgaataagatagaaaataatataatacaaatgtaatCATTTAATTGAGATGTATGTACCAGTATGTACCAGGGCTTCACACAAGTTTAGAAACTGCagcttaaattattaaaaaaaaaaactaaactaaactaaaagtgttcaaatgtgCTGCAGGATTACCTCTGCTGAGGGAGGCTCCGTTTTCCTTGTAGTCCTGGATCTCGGCGTCCTTCCTGACCAGGAGACCCCTCAGCTGCTCCACGTGCTGCTGCAGCAGACGGCTCATCGTCAGCAGGGGGCGCACCAGCTCAGCGCAcaccttaaacacacacatttaccctgaactatttcatatttattcatcaactgttctttttgaaaaacactgttttttggAAGAAGTGAGAAAGAGAGCAGCGTACTGAAGAGATGGGGGCGGGGCTACAGTAGAACTCCCAATAGAAAGGCAGTCCTGCCAGCTCGCTCCTCAGCTTCACAGTGACCTTGTCATCCTGATGCTGAATGAGAGAGATCCGCGACTCGGAGTCGGGCTTCTCTCCTGAGAAGACAGGCTGAACCATCGCACACAGGTGGGAGAAGAAGGCACCGACGGACGCCTGCAGACGCTTGTTCAgggcctacacacacacacacacagacacacacacacacactacgtaGATTATCATCATCCTGAGCGTgtaagctggatttcctcttatggCACTAGCTTCCAGGATTTATTCTGTGTCCTGCACTACGACGCTGGCCAACTTCTCACcggggtaaatcaccatggtaactagcGCTGAACAACAAACCTGGGGCCAGGTTAAGTGCTAGGacaagatctgagcgagtatgaaaaccccacctcctgaccaatcaggtCTCTTACTTGATGACATTCAAgaggaaacatatagatttatatctgatggactgacctacattagtcagctggTGAAGCCTGCGTGCGTCGGGTAAAATAAGAGAGAATAATAcaggctgtataaaatacaaatattgtgcaCCCAAGATGAGGAGGATATGTAAATAGAAACGCGTTTGTGCTGTACTAAAATTAAACTGATGTCACAAATTTACGCATTACATGCCATCAATTATCTGCCTGCATTATTTCCTTCCTGCGTTTTCGGCAGTGTTGCTTTTGGTCCGAATTATTGATTTtcattcttcatatttttattattcttcaTTTGTGACGCAAGTTGCTCGTCACGGTTTCTCCGTGTTTGTGAGACGCTGCACACACTAATCCAGGTTGGAAAACCCTGGGTAAagttaaactatttaaaaccagcttcgtagtacgGCTGCTCTGCTCTTACTAAATGAGAGATACCCCCGGATATATTTATTTAGCTTTGTAGCACAGGCCCATGATGTTTTCTAGTGCCAAGATGTGTCGACATACCCATCATATGTGTCATCACGTCACGTAACACTTTATGGTGTCTCATCTTGTACTACAATGCTTATATGGCAAAACCTACTGTGATATGTTTCACCTTGTAAAAAGGGATAGCATTAATGTTAGATGCTCTGCCATTCCCCTGGTCCCAGCAGGCCACGCCCTTTCCCCCGCCCAGTTGAAGCAGGTGCAGCTGATCAGCCACTGACCAATAAACAACCTAATTTCTGCCTTATATctgttttcttgtcttttattctGGTCTTTGTTAACATTCCTTTCCCATACTACAAGACATCATCACAAGGACTCATTTACTTAaccttattattatttcatttgagtatttattattttttttattgtagtatatattgtttatttagttattgaaatgtatttatttgagaGCTGTGGtgtgattggtcagaaatcTGCCGAGTCACCTGGGCTCGGCTCTGGATGGCGACAGCGGACATGGTCTCCTCCCAAACACAGTGCAGGTCTGTCAGCAGGATTCTGTAGGTGGTGTCGGCGAAGCAGCTTTTAACGAGCAGTGAGCGGCCGCCGAGGCTCACAGGGACCCAGGGGAGATGCGTGAGGACGGCCTCCATCAAGACAGACGCTACAGcgagggaggaggaggggtcTCCAGCTGTGAAATAATAACATTCAAATTATTCTTATACTTGGTTGATAAAAtcacttactttttttttgaaactgTATCACATTAATGATATATGTAATGTATCAAAATTATTGCTGATGACATACATTTGGACATTATCATTTCAGAATTGTCTAATAAAAAGAATGATTTgacataaattattattaaatctgagcaaaacaaaatgtatgttaTTTGGAAACTAAAACAAATACTCAAGTGTAGACACAGACAGATGGTgttgggggtcaattataattgtaatcgcataactcataattaattacaattatgtcgtAATTCAATTgtgattgagttcagataatttactttgtaattgccttaaaaattctacaaaatttgataatttgacACTAAACtggaggaaccatgttacagttctatacatatggagttaataattattaaaatatgtttcatatcaagctttcccacattttagcACTTAAAATTACATCTAttggtatactgacaaaaaaaggctcagacacccacaccataaatattaaaacctatatttttatttattaggaagcctaacaaggtaaccaatagataggaaataaattaaataataaatatttgtttttagtgtattttagctgatttaggacccgttagcatgATGGTGATTTAAGGCACCGCACTCACAGTTACCGAGGGTTTCGCTAACGTGGTTTCGAATCCcacatttgacctttttttttttcttctttcattttaacatatttaacacggcaatttccacctttaaaaatacatttctgacaaaaataaacattttaaggttagggatagagttacagttagggctaaaataaaagggttagcgggggtagctaaaaataaacatgagctaaaatactaatgacggaactttaaatcacgtggtgcacctatcacatgacctaaactggccaatgagggggcaCTACGTAtccatagagtggcagtctatgGATAAATTTAATGTACCCGTAGCCACGGACTAATTTTTATTAGGTCATTTAtgtcaggctcagtaattgcaattaattgtaatttaactttagtagtaattgactttctgagaatacaaaaaattattgtaatttatttgtaattgtgaAAATTGCTGGTCAATGTCATCataattgaactgtaattgaacatgggtaattaaggcataattgtaattgaaaaatgtccaAACCAAAGCTTCTAGAAGCATTTCAGTCCTCACCAAAGCTGGacacattcctactagggctgagcgatatggaccaaaactcatatctcaatattttctctCAAAATTACAATATACACTATTAATCTAAATATTTCTAACTCAATAAAAggctgaccagaaagacaattctaggttgAATTTGCTTccacacaagcacatttttttttaacaaacagctgcacaacatgtgccattttcttctttttctactgtaaaggacagcacgtgtgagtgagttctgtagtgtggcctgtttaggacacactcagtaatccatctaactgctgttctgagaagtaacaaaagcagcgacttcaaaaacaagtatttttttttaatacaaaatgatctataaaaataaatatatatctcagaaatatgatAAAATTGTAAAGAGGGACACTGTTTTGTGACTGCAATTTATGAATAATATCAAATTATTgtatgtgatttgtactgtgtgatcgTATATATATcacccatatatatatataaagcgatagtcattttctatatcggcaacatagaaaactcgatatatcttgaatcacgatatattgcccagccctactctggATCACAATTCACTCTACATTCTCTATTGTTCACTTGTCTTTCCATACTTAAGTTACTGTTCAGAAGTTTGGGGAAACACTTGCAAAAGTTATGATTAGCTATTGACTATTTGTGAACATGTAGATTGTTTAATGATATATGAATAgttaattgtattattagttTTACTTAAAAAAGCTAAATCAGTATTAGTTAAAGGGGTACGATTAAATAAGTTTacacttcttcctcctccttttcacacattttttccTAAACAGttgttcttttattattttacatgtgtgaaataaagacatcaaatcaatcaatattatTTCCTATCGTCTGGAGGAAGTAGAAACTATCagtaaataaatgatgaaacccaaaagaataaaaaataaataatgatgaattattattggATATAAAATTGAAATGAAAGCAATACAAACTAAACCAACTACTAATGACCTTTGTGTAATGTTAATAATAACAACAGGAAATTGTATATatgtaaataatattaataatgttgtTGTTAATAAACAACACGCattaaagcaataaataaaaagtaatacatacaaatgtaaaaacatattctttttttcattattcattaATAATTTTAATCGAACTAAAGCGATTGATTATTATtgacattaaaaagaaaactttcAGGCAATGGATACTAGAAACATGGAAAATGAATGTAACAGACAGAAGGAGACTATTGAAATAATGtcagttaaaaacaacaacacgatttaataataaatgaataagtagATCAATGAATACAAATGTGAATATTAACAACCCTACTAAATTGAACCATTTCTTAAACTCAACATCGACACAAGTAATAAAAACAGCACTGTCTATTTCCGTAGTACTAACAGACCCTCTTTTTTATGTTCGGGAATCAAATTACTCATAGAATAACGATATTTATTGTAAAATTCTCACTTTTAAATTACTTATGATATTTGGCTCCCAAATATCCGCTAAAAGTAAACGAAATTATGACGACAGACGTAGTTTAAAAGTAGTTTTTCCTCAAACAACACCATTATACCACAATGAAAgctaaaaacatgtaaaaactcTTGCCTTGTTCGTGGTGCAACAACTTCCGCAGTGTGTTCGCAGCTTAACGTACCGACGTGAAACATTACTGCATTTAAATGGTTCCGCCACCTTTTTATTTACGGTAATATCAATACCGATATACActgatattcattttttttttttttaatcttaattcTTAATCACATTAATGtataaaatttacaaaaaaacaaccactataagttatttttaatcactgcctccccattattattattatttattttttgccaacttTTTTATTAACAACAATAAGTATACAGAtgtatacagaaaaaaaatatgggcccatccataaagttattgatttatctgaataatatccagtgTTATCctggaagtttactattatgtGCACCTTAATCTTAAAGATGTTAATGCttcttttaatcagaaataaaatgggttaaaagtcacCATAAATGGTTGAAAAGGTGGAggaatgggatttttaaaaccacagaaattggttaaatgttgcaaattagagtggacaaaaaaaaaaaatggtgcctcgatccgatattgatattgttcCAGAAatcaaatattggattttatcggactgcatctaaaatctctgatataagcgctccaataagtttttgttgtttttgtccccgccctcagttgttcccaccatatactgacagtaaaaaataactgaagtgaacttgaattgttgactattgttctctgagtaacatcacttgatcaagcattttctaatattccacactacaaaataagtaataaaagaatTTATGATtagtgctgatatcgtatcggtaTAGATACTGGCCAAtactcaaaatcaaaaaaaattaatttaaactagcaaataatgggcacgaaaaattgtgaatgtggttaaattggcaacaacaaaaaaaatcattaaatatggtgaaaagaggttaaatgacacaataacgggtcaacatatgtgacattagttgaaaaagtggttgaaaagggtttataagtgctgaaaatgtcttggaagtggaaaaaatgtgcagaaaaggcatttgatggagaagtggcagaaatgggaaaaatgtagcaaaaatgcattaaaagaaacaaaaaattggcaagaaaaagtgatagaaataggttaaaatatggcaagtttggtgtagttgcagaaaaaatcTACAATTCTAAGTAATTTGTAGATGTTGCACACACCAATTTACACTATTCAAAGATCAAATGAATGTGCTCCTTAGTGACAATGATAATATCTAATTTGTAAAATGCGAACTctcttacttttaatgtaatttagggTTTTATGCAAATCTGGCTGCTTATGCAATCCTTAGGTTGCTTGAATAGGCCTGTTAGAGTGTATCAGCTCATAAACATCATGAGGAACCTTGGCAGTGGTTAAAGATGAGGGCatgtaattggagggtcactggttaGAATCTGACCCTGGCCATttctgtgggatgttgagcaagtcccttaaccctaactgctcccctgggtgctacacctgaaaattccacatgtttggttagcatGTAGCAATGCTGGCAAATTTCCCTATCAggcccattaaaaaaaataatcaactaTTGCCTTTAATTTAGACTCCTGTAATCACTGTTTGTATGCCTCTGCGTGTCAAGAAGAGCATTTATAAGTCCGTTATTTTATTGTGAACTtcaatgtttttgaaaagtCCTTAATGTTTTACTGAAAGTAATtgttaatgaattaatttgaggctttttctattttttaactgTAGCTTTTGGaacaaaattgtcaattattcCTGTTTAATGAGGTTTACTTAATTCAGAGGTGGTTTCAAAGTGACACAGGTATGAATGTTGTTACTGTGAGTGACCCTCACACAGTGGAGCCTCTGTGGTTCCCTGTTTGAGTCGCGCTGCCTTCAGGTGCCTCTCTGATGCAGCTACAGATGATAAATGAGACTTCTGAGGAATTTAAATGGTGTTAAATCTTACTAACACGCCTTACTGAGATCTTAATGTGACATATTTTACCTTTTCTCCCCCAAATTTTACAAGAGCTGTTTTAGTATACTTTACATGTGACTGGTCTCAGGTATAAATAGACCCTGCAAGCACCTCCTCAATGTTCTATCAGTCAAAGGGAGCTAGAATGTAGGTAGTTTTTTCACTGTGCTCACTGCCTTTGTGCCTAATGTCATCTTAGCAACTCTGACTGGAAGAAaggaaaatatactaaatgacagaaaagtgtaaaaaaatgacagcaaaaatacagcaaataacaaaaaaaaaaaaaataacagacaaagtgactagaaaagacacaaaaacaaaaacaaatatacccAGACTGTGGCcttcagatcagacaatcaaaACTTTGCGGccactgctgtgataaaagttgcccatttctgccacggatttagtatttttattattattattattagaaatatACAGTGACAATTAATGGAATCCAATATCACACCATATTTATACCTCCAAAACCCTTTGGGAGCAGATTGCAGAGAGCACTTAACATGGTAACGACATGTTCAAACtttctaaaactaaaataacaaaatcaatgttaaaatacacaagaataagtgtctaaaaataaaacaaaggatATTCATTACAACAattgaatgaaacaaaaaactaaaatagattACCATAatttaaaagataaaacaagaggattaaaataggttgtatacaagcaaacaaaaatCTTCAGTTTAAGGCAGTGTTGacctttttcatgcttttttgtGAAAAAGAAGTTCGTTTTTTAAGGCAAGCCATGATGGGGGTAATATTACTTTATGTATATAGAAtttggcttcattgataatacTATTTActagaaattaaattatttagttTTCCATTAAAATACCAATCTGTATAGTTTGGGTCTGGGTATCAAAGGGATAATCCCTAATTCATCTGtgaaccaaaaataaaaaaaacgttttttctttctctccttttcaaacaaaaaacaagaaaaccgttttaataaaaaaaataaataaaaaacataaaacaaactatAATTGGACCGTTTGTCGATTGTTGTGTCTTTTTCTCCCTTTCCCTTTTACAattgaaaactgaaaaacaaagtCACGTGACATGAGGTCACGTGGTCTGACTTTTTTTCAGCCGACATGCGGAAGTGAtcgtgtcagaataaaagcatagaGGGAGAGAGAATATAAAGCAGGCCCATGATCTATCACAGATAGACATACAAAAGCTACATTAAGATCccttttgggtcatttttttatttcgaCATGAAATTATGCTGATGCTCGCGACAAGCACGCACGAACGGAGTTACAAAAAATGACCAGCAGATGGCACTGTGGGGATGTTTCTTCTTTTGCAAGCATGATTTCACAAATGTTCACGtgtaaacaaaatacagaaaagacaTCAGTTGGAGATTACGTTTTTATGGCTTAACCAGAGATGCaattttggaggttttttttaatgagttcaGAGTAGGCTtggtttattaatatttattattattattattattattttatttaatcactttttatttaaacttgcatttacaatattaaaataatcataAGATCAGACACTATatggcatatatatatatatatatatatatatatatatatatatatatatatatatatatatatatatacgtatatatatatatatatatatatatatatatatatatatatatatatataaggcaaatctacatacaaaaaaatagtgCAGTGTGTTATAAGGTAGAAAACATGGGCACAATGAACATCCTAGTACAGCTGTTCTCAACTgttgggttgggacccaaaagtgggtcgcggacctgtactgggtgggtcgcggacagctggtcaaaaataattaaatgcttaatgtctctcatgttggatttgtattttattttgaaagaaacttttcttttgacagacatgctgtggaatgcatgttgcacaggaaaatatatagattcatgttttttaaaaaagactatgtactgtatgtgtgttttcaacagcaatttttgaaaaactcaattttgtaggttgaattctaaaaaaaaaaaagtcggtcgcgatttaatgtccgtcgcaaaatgtgggtcccaggttgagaccagttgagaacccctgtcctGGTAGATGTAAAAGGTCAGAGTTTACTATCTATAGGTTTACAagcaaaaaatgaaacaagtttttccaaaatccaaCTTGCATCACAAGATCATTATCTATTGgcaatcaattaatcaaatgtattttcatatctgataaattcacaacacattatatacattttcatacATTCCATTGTGCTTGGTAATAGTTCTTTCACCTACTGACTATAGAACATTTGCCAggattaacatttatttatgataatacatttgattaattgattgcCAATAGATAATGatcttataataataacaacaacaacaacaataaaaataataataataataattataataataatctacacaataaaacagaggaaatGTACATCTAATCTGCCATtcacattaaaaatgcattccatttatttattttacattgaaaatattgaaaatgcaGGTCTGATATTTGTTTAACACTTAGAATTAAcgtcagatttctttttttccatattAATCAAATTCCGGGTGCACCTACATTCTGAGGATGCACAGCTTAATGCATACAAAGTTGAACTATTtaacacatctttgttttttggtgcggtgtatatttctttttattgtgtAGGCAGTGTATTTGAATGTGTTTCAAACAAGATCAATGTATAAGTGCACCAGTAAAATACTTAAATACTTTTCTAGATTCGTCTTTGACGAGCAACGTTCCAACGTGGTTTAAAGAGCAAATGTCGATTTTGCAGGATACATCTACTTTAAGATTTGTAAAAATTCAAAAAGGAATTTCAATATTCAAAAGTAAATTAGACAAcgggaaactttttaacaaaAGATTTCGTAAAATGTCAGCAGATGAACTTGTTTTAGACcatagtttttgtgtttttaacaaaCGTATGCAGGAAAAATAGTTGAGCAATATCACTGAGTGGGTTCTGTCtctacagaaaaaatacattttccaagAAATTGTGATTTACTGCCAGTTTGGATGAGATTAACTGCTTTTTAATTTCTTCAAAGGCCTTGATTTTGGTATGGATCGTTTAATGAGTTTTAATGCCCCCAGAAACCCTGCTCTATATCATTCCAAaaccttgtgtgttttggatgcCGTAGTCCTTGTTCTTTTTAAAGTCTTCATATCTGTGGTGTATTGGTAGTCGGAGACAATTGGTACACGTATTGGCAATAGAATATTTTCCCATTTGAACTCTATTGATGGGGCAGGTGTAAATCCAATAGGAGGAATGACTTTGCTGCCTGTGGTGAATGCAAGGAGGTCTCCCAGCTTTGTCGGCCCTTCTTCATCTGATGATTATGAagaacaaaatgacatgaatacAGTGTTTAAAGCTGGATGCACCACAAACCCACACGTCCCCACCTCCACCCCCACGCACAATTTCGTAAATATAAATGCATACATTTGTCCGGTAAAGATTGCACACATTCTCATACCTTCTGCATCCTGTAAATAATCCCGCCAGAAGGCAACAACTTGACTTTCCAACACTTTTACATTGCTCCCCATCTCCGAGCATTTTATGTCAAACACTGTCCACTTTGTCTGCTGTGAGTGGATCAGGAAGGTAGCAAAGCAGTGGGAGTGTGGAAGCAGGGTGTTGTTTAACCTTATTGAGCACTCCTAAGGTCTCAAGTCCATCACACACACTCTATAAACACATGTTACAAAAGTAATGCATTGactttagggatgtaacgattaatcgtaaggcagttaaaaattgattcataggtatcacggttcacatagatgctctgaaaattgaatcgcagtactttttttatatatccttctcgtctaaaagtgtagtcggcgggcggaatctgcttctactttctttctggctgccatctactcttaaacatgttcataaatgattctttacccctttagcaccgaaagaatatctgtaatattacgtgaatatcagtaaaagtcacgtttttctattagctctgtctgctagcatagcatctcttcttcactgcaaggataactgcatgc
This is a stretch of genomic DNA from Gouania willdenowi chromosome 2, fGouWil2.1, whole genome shotgun sequence. It encodes these proteins:
- the nhej1 gene encoding non-homologous end-joining factor 1, whose protein sequence is MEAVLTHLPWVPVSLGGRSLLVKSCFADTTYRILLTDLHCVWEETMSAVAIQSRAQALNKRLQASVGAFFSHLCAMVQPVFSGEKPDSESRISLIQHQDDKVTVKLRSELAGLPFYWEFYCSPAPISSVCAELVRPLLTMSRLLQQHVEQLRGLLVRKDAEIQDYKENGASLSRERLRTDVFDEQTNTEDFMAKVLPVLCTEQQNALGFDGILQHLYAAIMTEGSSRKRKLSEERCDEVPANEKTNSTLAADSGPESVCRESEDKKPNDNHQCDDAHKIDDKTAPQQARPLKSECVERQSSKPKKKKVGLFR